A window of Amphiprion ocellaris isolate individual 3 ecotype Okinawa chromosome 12, ASM2253959v1, whole genome shotgun sequence contains these coding sequences:
- the LOC129350155 gene encoding leucine-rich alpha-2-glycoprotein-like codes for MIVWLLLTFTALAESNFQTRRPHSCPDLCSCSLTASGANVLCSRSSLTYFPERGLPPNTTHLSFQGTQLSNITAGHLSAVPFLTYLRLYYNNLTSLPPELPVVIPHLNELDLSGNQLVHLPPNVFSHASLYRLILRSNLLEKADADWFPDNSSLTLLDLSWNRLTSIPAALLHKLPNLEVLDLNDNNLQELQEDALKNLHHLETLNLGGNKLMTLRPATFAHNLKLSQLCLHENRLQELPANLLRGLQNLQLLLLFKNQLRYLPSGLLDETKSSFGVVLSGNPWECDGKIEYLWKWLTDRLQNVFFLKEVTCGGPEAFKDQQIVSLTESQLGLTKSQSNIHN; via the coding sequence ATGATCGTGTGGCTGCTCCTGACTTTCACTGCTCTGGCCGAGTCCAATTTCCAAACAAGACGCCCCCACTCATGCCCAGATCTGTGCTCCTGCTCTTTAACAGCTTCAGGTGCTAATGTGCTGTGTAGCCGAAGCTCCCTCACTTACTTCCCTGAACGTGGTTTACCTCCCAACACCACGCATTTGTCCTTTCAAGGCACCCAGCTGAGCAACATCACAGCCGGTCATCTGAGTGCCGTGCCCTTCTTAACCTACCTCCGGCTGTATTACAACAACTTGACAAGCCTTCCTCCGGAGCTGCCAGTTGTCATTCCTCACCTAAATGAGTTGGATCTCTCAGGTAATCAGCTGGTTCATCTGCCTCCAAACGTCTTCAGCCACGCCTCACTCTACAGGCTGATACTGAGGAGTAATCTATTAGAAAAAGCAGATGCAGACTGGTTTCCTGACAACAGCAGCCTCACCTTGCTGGACTTGTCTTGGAACCGTTTAACCAGCATCCCAGCTGCTCTGCTTCACAAGCTGCCAAATCTGGAGGTTCTAGACCTGAATgacaacaacctgcaggagcTACAAGAAGATGCACTGAAGAACCTGCACCACCTGGAGACGCTAAACCTTGGGGGGAACAAATTAATGACATTGAGACCAGCAACCTTCGCTCACAACCTTAAACTATCCCAACTGTGTCTGCATGAGAACCGGCTCCAAGAGCTGCCAGCGAACCTCCTCAGGGGcttgcaaaaccttcaactCTTGTTGCTCTTTAAGAACCAGCTTCGGTATCTCCCCTCAGGTCTGCTGGATGAGACGAAATCCTCTTTTGGGGTGGTCTTATCAGGGAACCCCTGGGAATGTGATGGGAAGATAGAGTATCTGTGGAAGTGGCTCACTGACcggcttcaaaatgttttctttctgaaggaaGTGACTTGTGGTGGACCTGAAGCTTTCAAAGATCAGCAAATAGTGTCTTTAACTGAAAGCCAGCTTGGTCTGACAAAATCACAATCAAACATCCACAACTAG
- the si:dkey-90m5.4 gene encoding leucine-rich alpha-2-glycoprotein, whose protein sequence is MKSWCVLALLCLTCFCHGGLSCPASCKCYTKRAEVVCNEVPLTEYPSEGLLKNTTLLTIQFTNITSISEQHLNATPLLQGLHLYSNHLKSLSSHLLRGVPHLNTIDLTGNRLTDLPADVFSYAPLRSLVLKNNQIRKADADWLHDDSNLTWLDLSGNQLTKIPIALLQKSPHLDNLDFANNQLEQISANSLDSLSKLERLNLQNNKLHTLDASVFHNTRNLTSLFLTRNKLSKLPQNLFQGLTQLRHLSLDDNQLSHIPTGLLDPLNSLDEEGLDLTINPFLCDGKIEYLWRWLQKNKKKVFLPETITCAGPESLTGRSVMSLTESELKIES, encoded by the coding sequence ATGAAGTCCTGGTGTGTTCTTGCTCTTCTCTGCTTGACATGTTTCTGTCATGGCGGTCTTTCCTGCCCGGCTTCTTGCAAATGCTACACCAAAAGAGCCGAGGTGGTCTGTAACGAGGTTCCCCTGACGGAGTACCCCTCCGAGGGTCTCCTGAAGAACACCACCCTGCTGACAATCCAGTTCACAAACATCACCTCCATCTCGGAGCAGCATCTGAACGCCACACCGCTGCTTCAAGGCCTCCATCTGTACAGCAACCACCTGAAGAGCCTTTCCTCGCACCTGCTCAGGGGCGTCCCTCACCTCAACACTATAGATCTCACAGGAAACAGGCTGACCGATCTGCCTGCAGATGTTTTCAGCTACGCTCCGCTCCGTAGCTTGGTACTGAAGAATAATCAGATTAGAAAAGCCGACGCTGATTGGCTTCATGATGACAGCAACCTCACCTGGTTGGATTTATCTGGAAACCAGTTAACGAAGATCCCGATTGCTTTGCTCCAGAAGTCGCCCCACCTGGACAATCTTGACTTCGCCAACAACCAGCTGGAGCAGATATCAGCAAACTCTCTGGACTCGCTGAGCAAACTGGAGAGGCTAAACCTGCAGAACAACAAGCTGCATACTCTTGATGCATCTGTATTTCACAACACAAGAAACCTCACCTCTTTGTTCCTCACTCGGAACAAGCTCAGCAAACTCCCCCAAAACCTTTTTCAGGGGCTGACTCAGCTCAGACACCTGAGTCTGGATGACAACCAGCTGAGTCACATCCCTACAGGTTTGCTGGACCCGCTGAACTCGCTGGATGAAGAGGGGCTGGATCTGACCATCAACCCCTTCCTATGCGATGGGAAGATAGAGTACCTCTGGAGATGGCttcagaagaacaagaagaaggttTTCCTGCCGGAGACCATCACTTGTGCTGGACCTGAGTCTCTAACAGGGCGTTCAGTTATGTCGCTGACAGAAAGTGAACTAAAAATTGAGTCTTAA